A stretch of the Marinobacter sp. JH2 genome encodes the following:
- a CDS encoding L-threonylcarbamoyladenylate synthase: MSQFFQIHPENPQKRLIKQAVDIIRNGGVIVYPTDSGYALGCHLGDKQAADRIKRIRKLDDKHNFTLVCRDLSDIGVYAKVDNTQYRLLKTFTPGAYTFILDATSEVPRRLLHPKRRTIGVRVPDNAIVRELLGELGEPIMSSTLILPDETEPMTDPEEIRDALEKELDLIIDGGFCGMEATTVVNFTGDVPEVTRVGKGDPAPFEG; this comes from the coding sequence ATGAGCCAGTTTTTTCAAATTCATCCCGAGAATCCGCAAAAGCGTTTGATCAAGCAGGCAGTGGACATCATCCGTAACGGCGGTGTGATTGTGTACCCAACCGACTCCGGCTATGCGCTGGGTTGTCATCTGGGGGATAAACAAGCCGCCGATCGGATCAAGCGTATTCGCAAGCTGGACGACAAGCACAACTTCACTCTGGTGTGCCGTGATCTCTCTGATATAGGCGTGTACGCCAAAGTCGATAACACCCAATATCGGCTCCTGAAAACATTCACCCCGGGGGCTTACACCTTCATTTTGGATGCCACCAGTGAAGTGCCTCGCCGTTTATTGCACCCCAAGCGTCGTACCATAGGCGTTCGTGTTCCAGACAACGCCATTGTGCGAGAGCTTTTGGGTGAATTGGGCGAACCGATCATGAGCAGCACGTTAATTTTGCCGGATGAAACCGAGCCCATGACGGACCCCGAAGAAATTCGTGATGCTTTGGAGAAGGAGCTGGATTTGATCATCGATGGCGGGTTCTGCGGTATGGAAGCCACAACTGTGGTGAACTTCACCGGAGATGTACCCGAAGTGACTCGGGTCGGCAAAGGCGACCCGGCACCGTTTGAGGGATAA
- a CDS encoding methyl-accepting chemotaxis protein — translation MKKHYSIRFLLLAALATAFSVILVFTVLFSAQSQRAHLEEYSQKYVEGLAKSYFDGLNTMMLTGTIGNRDMLRDKAIASDEVLDVRVIRSDQLNAMFGAGSASERKREPLDRRALTGERVEQFSSNEKGRVYTLVEPVIARSDYQGVNCHSCHQSQDGDVLGAIRVDYSLAKSDARLQTQLLFGGGVQVAILLAIFILTALVLGRLVFSRLRRLHDSMDEISRNSDLTVELEVSRNDEIGSVSRAFNRMMAKIRESMHTVMENAAEVESAARSISAKAETTEHEVLAQKDNTDQVASATTEMAASAVQVRENAADTARKSADTAASAEAGEQLARNAVQGIELLNAEVQNGAGRIEQLDQRTSEMASRLALISEIADQTNLLALNAAIEAARAGEQGRGFSVVADEVRALASRTQDATEDIRKTIDGLKQEVVDCVGTMRHASELAQNQVDAILTVERELQGIAAAVREITGLNEQMENASYEQSSVSESINQNVIEISRSAEQTSSDAQDTARIAGDLLEMAETLRKTVEQFRLTRL, via the coding sequence ATGAAAAAACACTATTCCATTCGTTTTCTATTGCTAGCTGCATTGGCAACGGCATTCTCCGTGATATTGGTATTCACGGTGCTTTTTAGCGCCCAATCTCAGCGTGCGCATCTAGAAGAATACAGTCAAAAATACGTCGAAGGCTTAGCGAAATCGTACTTTGATGGCCTTAATACCATGATGCTGACAGGTACTATTGGTAATCGGGACATGTTACGTGACAAAGCGATAGCGTCTGACGAGGTTCTGGATGTTCGGGTTATTCGCAGCGATCAGTTGAATGCCATGTTTGGTGCTGGCAGTGCGTCGGAGCGGAAACGCGAACCACTGGATAGACGCGCTTTAACGGGTGAACGCGTGGAACAGTTTTCCAGTAATGAGAAGGGTCGAGTGTATACCTTGGTTGAGCCGGTCATTGCCCGATCAGATTACCAGGGTGTGAATTGCCATAGCTGCCATCAGAGCCAGGATGGTGATGTTCTGGGCGCTATTCGGGTGGATTACTCACTGGCTAAAAGTGATGCCCGACTTCAGACGCAGCTACTCTTCGGTGGTGGAGTGCAAGTCGCCATTTTGCTGGCGATCTTCATACTGACCGCTCTAGTGTTGGGCCGGTTGGTCTTCTCGCGTTTGCGTCGATTGCACGACAGCATGGATGAAATCTCCCGCAATTCCGATTTGACGGTTGAACTCGAAGTTTCTCGCAACGATGAAATCGGTTCTGTTTCCCGCGCCTTCAATCGTATGATGGCCAAGATTCGCGAGAGTATGCACACCGTCATGGAAAATGCGGCCGAAGTGGAATCCGCAGCGCGCTCTATCTCTGCAAAAGCAGAAACCACGGAACACGAGGTACTTGCTCAGAAAGACAATACTGATCAGGTTGCCAGTGCTACGACCGAGATGGCAGCATCGGCTGTGCAGGTTCGTGAGAACGCGGCGGATACCGCGCGAAAGTCGGCAGATACGGCTGCATCGGCAGAGGCGGGCGAGCAGTTAGCCCGTAACGCCGTTCAGGGCATTGAACTGCTCAACGCCGAAGTGCAGAACGGAGCAGGGCGTATTGAGCAGCTTGATCAGCGCACCAGTGAAATGGCATCACGCTTGGCGCTCATTTCTGAAATTGCTGATCAGACCAACCTACTTGCTCTAAACGCGGCGATTGAAGCAGCTCGAGCGGGTGAGCAAGGGCGGGGCTTTTCTGTTGTGGCAGATGAAGTTCGTGCACTGGCCTCTCGTACTCAGGATGCCACGGAAGACATTCGCAAAACCATTGATGGCCTGAAACAGGAAGTTGTGGATTGCGTGGGAACGATGCGCCATGCCTCAGAGCTGGCACAGAATCAGGTAGACGCCATTCTTACAGTTGAACGTGAGTTGCAGGGCATTGCTGCTGCAGTGAGGGAAATCACTGGCTTGAACGAGCAGATGGAAAACGCGTCTTACGAACAGAGCTCCGTCTCGGAGTCGATCAACCAAAACGTCATCGAAATCAGCCGTTCAGCTGAGCAAACCTCCAGTGATGCGCAAGACACCGCCCGCATTGCCGGTGACCTTCTGGAAATGGCGGAAACCTTGCGCAAAACCGTGGAACAATTCCGTTTAACCCGGCTATGA
- a CDS encoding MBL fold metallo-hydrolase, which yields MSLKYRIVPVTPFEQNCTLIWCEDTMKAAVVDPGGDLDRIQAAIEAEGVTVEKILLTHAHIDHAGGTAELARTADIPIVGPHKEENFWIQGLPMQAQMFGFATPEVFTPDRWLEDGDSATVGNQTLEVLHCPGHTPGHVVFYHRDSDLALVGDVLFNGSIGRTDFPKGDHGTLIRSIREKLFPLGDSITFISGHGPMSTFGHEKATNPFVSDHRG from the coding sequence ATGTCCCTTAAGTACCGAATTGTGCCGGTAACGCCTTTCGAACAAAACTGCACACTGATCTGGTGCGAAGACACCATGAAAGCGGCCGTGGTTGACCCCGGTGGGGATCTTGACCGTATTCAGGCAGCCATTGAAGCCGAAGGCGTCACGGTTGAGAAAATTTTACTGACCCACGCTCACATTGACCATGCAGGGGGCACAGCCGAGCTGGCCCGAACCGCCGACATTCCCATTGTTGGGCCACATAAAGAAGAGAACTTCTGGATTCAGGGGCTACCCATGCAAGCCCAGATGTTCGGGTTTGCAACCCCAGAGGTATTCACTCCCGACCGCTGGCTGGAAGATGGTGACTCGGCAACCGTAGGCAACCAGACCTTGGAAGTCCTGCACTGCCCGGGCCACACACCAGGCCATGTCGTATTCTATCACCGGGATTCTGACCTGGCGCTGGTAGGTGATGTTCTGTTTAACGGGTCCATCGGCCGAACCGACTTTCCGAAAGGTGACCACGGCACGCTAATCCGATCTATCCGTGAAAAGCTCTTCCCGCTGGGCGACAGCATTACCTTCATCTCGGGCCACGGACCGATGTCGACATTTGGCCATGAAAAAGCCACCAACCCGTTCGTATCTGACCACCGGGGGTAA
- a CDS encoding BolA/IbaG family iron-sulfur metabolism protein, producing the protein MQVQNAIETKLADAFEVQHLMVENESHMHSVPPNSETHFKVTLVSGAFNGTMKVKRHQLIYKVLADELAGPVHALALHLYTPEEWAKTGQATPDSPNCMGGSKGDASMAAKLKQGVNS; encoded by the coding sequence ATGCAAGTTCAGAATGCCATTGAAACTAAGCTTGCCGATGCATTCGAAGTGCAGCATCTGATGGTGGAAAATGAAAGCCACATGCATTCGGTACCGCCGAATTCCGAAACGCATTTTAAAGTGACCTTGGTTTCTGGCGCGTTTAACGGGACGATGAAAGTAAAGCGTCACCAGTTGATTTATAAAGTGTTGGCCGACGAGCTTGCCGGGCCAGTACATGCCTTGGCGTTGCATTTGTACACGCCAGAGGAGTGGGCGAAAACCGGGCAGGCAACACCCGATTCGCCAAATTGTATGGGCGGTTCCAAAGGCGATGCCTCGATGGCCGCCAAGTTGAAACAGGGAGTTAATTCATGA